In a genomic window of Candidatus Omnitrophota bacterium:
- the rpsK gene encoding 30S ribosomal protein S11 has protein sequence MATKDNAKKKKIARGITSGIAHIQASFNNTIISITDKQGNVLAWSAPGTVGYSGSKKSTPFAAQVAATDVARKAKEVGVKELEVYVKGPGFGRESAIRALQAAGLVVTLIKDVTPIPHNGCRPKKKRRV, from the coding sequence ATGGCGACAAAAGATAACGCAAAGAAGAAAAAAATCGCACGGGGCATAACCAGCGGTATTGCCCATATTCAGGCAAGTTTTAACAATACGATTATTTCAATAACCGACAAGCAGGGAAATGTTTTGGCTTGGAGCGCTCCCGGAACCGTTGGTTACAGCGGTTCTAAGAAGTCTACTCCGTTTGCCGCCCAGGTTGCGGCAACGGATGTTGCCCGCAAGGCCAAAGAAGTCGGTGTCAAGGAATTGGAAGTTTATGTGAAGGGTCCGGGGTTCGGCAGAGAGTCGGCAATCCGGGCGCTTCAGGCAGCAGGTTTGGTGGTAACTTTGATTAAGGATGTAACTCCTATTCCTCATAATGGTTGCCGTCCCAAGAAGAAAAGGAGAGTCTAA
- a CDS encoding adenylate kinase produces MYLVLLGPPGAGKGTQAKRLAERLALPHISTGDILRQNVKDGTDLGKQAKGIMDKGLLVPDELVAKMLDERFNNPDTKKGFILDGYPRTLAQAKTLDEILSRKRLAVDLVVYLNTSDEIIIKRLTGRLVCSKCGANFHVVNMPPKVKGVCDSCQGSLYQRSDDNEITVRKRLEVYKNEVASLIEYYTRTKKLHSLNADLDPAVVLEQIIALSAKA; encoded by the coding sequence ATGTATCTAGTACTTTTAGGTCCTCCCGGGGCAGGTAAAGGCACTCAGGCAAAAAGACTGGCCGAAAGATTGGCCCTGCCGCATATATCTACCGGAGATATCTTGAGGCAGAATGTTAAGGATGGTACGGATTTAGGTAAGCAAGCCAAGGGTATTATGGATAAGGGCTTGCTTGTGCCGGATGAGCTGGTCGCTAAAATGCTGGATGAACGTTTCAATAATCCGGATACAAAAAAAGGTTTTATCCTCGATGGATACCCCAGAACATTGGCTCAAGCCAAGACCCTGGATGAGATTTTGAGCCGCAAGAGATTGGCGGTGGATTTGGTAGTTTATTTAAATACCAGCGATGAGATAATCATCAAGCGGCTTACCGGAAGGCTGGTTTGTTCTAAGTGCGGAGCAAACTTTCACGTGGTGAATATGCCTCCTAAAGTTAAGGGAGTATGCGATAGCTGCCAAGGATCTTTATACCAGCGTTCCGATGATAATGAAATAACGGTACGTAAGCGCCTGGAAGTTTATAAGAATGAAGTTGCTTCTTTGATAGAGTATTACACCCGAACCAAAAAACTGCACAGTTTGAATGCGGATTTGGATCCGGCGGTAGTTTTAGAACAGATCATTGCGTTAAGCGCCAAGGCCTAA
- the rplQ gene encoding 50S ribosomal protein L17 produces MRHAKKRLQLGRFTSWHDATIRSLARNMIICQSIKTTLTRAKASKQMVDKLITLARRNTLFARRQAQRVLGEHKLVNLLFNEIGPRFANRNSGFTRIISIGKRRGDNAEMVIFELTELKKKEPKKTKLAKEAKPQATQEVEEVSEEKIAQEEKKQAPKAVTKEAPVDQKKPQKKFMGGLRTIFRKKSDSL; encoded by the coding sequence ATGAGACACGCAAAGAAAAGGCTGCAGCTCGGACGTTTTACCAGCTGGCATGATGCGACAATAAGAAGCTTAGCCAGGAATATGATCATTTGTCAGAGTATTAAAACTACTTTGACCAGGGCCAAAGCCAGCAAACAAATGGTCGATAAGCTGATAACCTTGGCTAGGAGAAACACGCTTTTTGCCCGCAGGCAGGCGCAAAGAGTGCTCGGTGAACATAAATTAGTCAACCTGCTTTTTAATGAAATTGGGCCGCGTTTCGCTAACCGTAACAGTGGTTTTACCAGGATCATCAGCATCGGCAAACGCCGCGGCGATAATGCGGAGATGGTTATTTTTGAACTTACGGAATTAAAGAAAAAAGAACCTAAAAAAACTAAATTGGCCAAAGAAGCCAAACCGCAGGCAACCCAAGAAGTGGAAGAGGTTAGCGAAGAGAAAATCGCCCAGGAAGAGAAAAAGCAGGCGCCCAAGGCGGTAACTAAAGAAGCTCCGGTTGACCAGAAAAAGCCGCAGAAGAAGTTTATGGGAGGCTTGCGGACCATATTTAGAAAGAAAAGTGATTCTTTGTAA
- a CDS encoding 3-isopropylmalate dehydratase large subunit, which yields MNQATIAEKILSRHAGKTLRAGDFAVCKIDFAFGQDGTSSIIIDRIKDLGVKKLRTKFCMVIDHSAPSPSEGVSRVHQKMRDFSQDFNTEIFDIGCGVCHQVIPESGNVLPGDLVLGADSHTCTYGALGAFSTGVGSTDLAIALATGKNWFKVPATVKIIVTGKLPKGVFAKDIILYIIGKLKSDGATYKAVEFYGPVINNMGMDGRFTIANMLVEMGAKTGFLPVDAKTISWLKSRVSGKRRIENITADNGALYESVYEFDISKLKPMVSMPHSVDNTTEAETLKKVKINEAFLGTCTNGRIDDLKVAAKILNKRKVSPEVKLIIAPSSRSVYLEALKLGLVEVFIKSGAVIVAPGCGPCVGTHNGIPSDGEVVISTANRNFKGRMGNPSAFIYLASPATVAASALKGHISDPRDYF from the coding sequence ATGAACCAAGCGACTATAGCTGAAAAAATATTAAGCCGGCATGCGGGCAAAACTTTGCGCGCGGGAGATTTTGCGGTCTGCAAAATTGATTTTGCTTTTGGCCAGGATGGAACATCCTCGATAATCATCGACCGGATTAAAGATTTGGGGGTAAAAAAATTAAGAACTAAGTTTTGTATGGTAATTGACCATAGCGCCCCCAGCCCCAGCGAAGGGGTATCCCGGGTGCATCAGAAGATGCGCGATTTTTCGCAGGATTTTAACACGGAAATTTTCGATATCGGCTGCGGGGTTTGCCATCAGGTCATCCCTGAATCGGGAAATGTTTTGCCCGGAGATTTAGTTTTAGGGGCAGATTCCCATACTTGTACTTACGGGGCCCTGGGAGCATTCTCCACGGGTGTGGGGTCTACGGACTTGGCGATAGCTTTAGCTACGGGAAAAAATTGGTTTAAAGTCCCGGCAACCGTAAAAATTATCGTTACGGGAAAACTTCCCAAAGGAGTTTTTGCTAAGGATATAATTTTGTATATAATCGGCAAATTAAAAAGTGACGGGGCTACGTATAAAGCAGTTGAATTTTACGGCCCGGTGATTAATAATATGGGTATGGATGGCCGGTTCACTATTGCCAACATGCTGGTTGAGATGGGGGCAAAAACAGGTTTTTTGCCGGTCGATGCTAAAACTATTAGCTGGTTAAAATCGCGGGTTTCCGGCAAGAGGCGCATTGAAAATATTACCGCAGATAATGGCGCTCTTTATGAGAGTGTTTATGAGTTTGATATCTCTAAACTCAAGCCGATGGTTTCGATGCCGCATAGCGTAGATAATACTACGGAGGCAGAAACTTTGAAGAAGGTAAAAATAAACGAAGCTTTTTTGGGCACCTGTACTAACGGCCGGATTGATGACCTTAAGGTAGCGGCAAAAATTTTAAATAAACGCAAGGTTTCTCCGGAAGTTAAGTTGATCATTGCTCCGAGTTCCCGCAGTGTCTATCTGGAGGCTTTAAAACTTGGTTTGGTTGAGGTATTTATCAAATCCGGCGCAGTCATTGTCGCTCCGGGCTGCGGCCCTTGCGTGGGTACGCATAACGGTATTCCCAGCGATGGAGAAGTAGTGATTTCAACCGCAAACCGTAATTTTAAAGGCAGGATGGGCAACCCTTCGGCTTTTATTTATTTGGCTTCTCCGGCTACGGTGGCAGCTTCTGCGCTTAAGGGCCATATCAGTGATCCCAGAGATTATTTCTAG
- the rpsD gene encoding 30S ribosomal protein S4, whose amino-acid sequence MGRYTGAVCRLCRRQGEKLFLKGTRCQTEKCAASKRAYPPGQHGQGRRQKLSNYGVQLKEKQKVKRIYGVLERQFRKYFKIASKTKGVTGKVLLQLLERRLDNVIFRMGLGISRSQARQIVRHNLVAVNSRRVNIPSYLVDKDDLVEIKAKDKAKIKIKDNLELSKDRTVPGWLEFNAAQMRAKVVKLPEKTDIQQPIQEQLIVELYSK is encoded by the coding sequence ATGGGCCGTTATACTGGTGCAGTTTGCAGGTTATGTCGCAGGCAGGGAGAAAAACTGTTTTTAAAGGGGACCCGGTGTCAGACTGAAAAGTGTGCCGCCAGCAAAAGAGCGTATCCGCCGGGCCAGCATGGGCAGGGCAGAAGGCAGAAGCTTTCTAACTACGGAGTGCAGCTGAAAGAGAAACAGAAGGTTAAAAGGATTTACGGGGTTTTGGAAAGGCAGTTTCGTAAATATTTCAAGATTGCCTCAAAGACTAAAGGGGTAACCGGTAAGGTGCTTTTGCAATTGTTAGAGCGCAGGCTGGATAACGTGATCTTCCGTATGGGCCTGGGTATTTCCCGTTCACAGGCGCGCCAGATTGTCAGGCACAATTTAGTGGCGGTTAATTCCCGCAGGGTAAATATTCCGTCATATTTAGTGGATAAGGATGATCTGGTTGAAATTAAAGCTAAGGATAAAGCTAAAATTAAGATTAAAGATAATCTGGAGCTTTCTAAAGACAGGACTGTTCCCGGCTGGCTTGAATTCAACGCAGCGCAGATGAGAGCAAAAGTTGTCAAGCTTCCTGAGAAAACCGATATTCAACAGCCGATACAAGAGCAGTTGATCGTTGAGTTGTATTCCAAGTAA
- a CDS encoding 3-isopropylmalate dehydratase small subunit: MSIEGKSVKLGDNINTDFIISGRYKFAITDIKELAKHIMEDIDPNFPQKIVPGKTIIVAGNNFGMGSSREQAPLVIKEAGIVAVLSPQFARIFFRNSFNIGLPLIETDTSKIEEADQLQIDLDKGLVKNLTKGIDLEIKPLPKFMQDLLSEGGIINYYKKHGELKL; this comes from the coding sequence ATGAGTATTGAAGGCAAAAGCGTAAAACTCGGGGATAATATAAATACGGATTTTATTATTTCCGGAAGGTATAAGTTTGCCATTACCGATATAAAGGAACTGGCCAAACACATCATGGAGGATATTGATCCGAATTTTCCGCAAAAGATTGTTCCGGGTAAAACCATTATTGTCGCCGGCAATAACTTTGGCATGGGCTCAAGCCGCGAACAGGCCCCGCTGGTAATCAAAGAGGCCGGGATTGTGGCGGTCCTATCCCCCCAATTCGCGCGCATATTTTTCCGCAATAGTTTTAATATCGGTCTGCCTTTAATTGAAACTGATACCAGCAAAATCGAGGAGGCCGACCAGCTGCAAATCGATTTAGATAAAGGCTTGGTAAAAAATCTAACCAAAGGCATTGATTTAGAAATTAAACCCCTGCCTAAATTCATGCAGGACCTTTTAAGCGAAGGCGGCATAATTAATTATTATAAAAAACACGGAGAACTTAAACTTTAA
- a CDS encoding DNA-directed RNA polymerase subunit alpha, which yields MGIKWRDFQFPKKLECDESTYTETYGKFQAAPFERGYGVTLGNSLRRVLLSSIEGSAVTAIKIAGVSHEFSTIPGVLEDVPEIILNIKSLVLNSHSKIPKTIYLKADKKGEVKAKDIQADETIEIINPELHIATLTKDTKLYIEMEVSRGRGYVAAELNKKEDKVAGFIAVDSIFTPIKKINYYVENTRVGQRTDYDKLILEIWTNGSISPKDALLYASNILQRHLDIFVSFGQLPEDVAEEEPEMTKEDTALYEKLRLPISELELSVRSSNCLREAGIKTIADLVKRTEDEMLNFKNFGKKSLTEIQELLMGMGVSLGMQVDPKKMKKG from the coding sequence ATGGGAATAAAATGGAGAGATTTTCAGTTTCCTAAGAAACTTGAATGTGATGAGTCGACATATACTGAGACATATGGAAAATTTCAGGCGGCTCCTTTTGAAAGAGGATACGGGGTAACCCTGGGTAACTCTTTAAGAAGGGTCTTGCTTTCATCCATCGAAGGCAGCGCGGTTACGGCAATTAAAATTGCCGGAGTCTCCCATGAGTTTTCCACTATACCCGGGGTACTTGAGGATGTGCCGGAGATTATCTTAAATATCAAAAGCCTGGTTTTGAATTCCCACTCCAAGATCCCCAAAACAATTTATTTGAAAGCGGATAAAAAGGGGGAGGTTAAGGCCAAGGATATCCAGGCGGATGAGACAATCGAGATCATTAATCCCGAGCTGCATATCGCCACCCTTACCAAGGATACCAAGCTTTATATCGAAATGGAAGTCTCCCGCGGCAGAGGTTATGTTGCGGCTGAATTGAATAAAAAAGAAGATAAAGTCGCCGGTTTCATTGCCGTGGATTCAATATTCACGCCGATTAAGAAGATCAACTATTATGTCGAAAATACCCGCGTAGGCCAGCGCACGGATTACGATAAGCTGATCCTTGAGATCTGGACCAATGGCAGCATTAGCCCTAAAGATGCCCTGCTCTATGCTTCCAATATTTTACAAAGGCATTTGGATATTTTTGTAAGTTTTGGCCAGCTTCCCGAGGATGTCGCTGAAGAGGAACCGGAGATGACCAAGGAAGATACGGCTTTGTATGAAAAATTAAGGCTGCCGATTTCTGAGCTTGAGCTTTCCGTGAGAAGCTCCAATTGCTTAAGAGAAGCCGGAATAAAAACTATCGCTGATCTGGTTAAGAGAACTGAAGATGAGATGCTCAACTTTAAGAATTTCGGCAAGAAGTCGCTTACCGAGATTCAGGAGCTGCTTATGGGTATGGGGGTTAGTTTAGGGATGCAGGTCGATCCCAAGAAAATGAAGAAGGGCTAA
- a CDS encoding isocitrate/isopropylmalate dehydrogenase family protein, whose amino-acid sequence MQHKITLIPGDGIGYEVSLAATRCIEATGVNIKWDNVLAGSDALDKTGELLPQSALDSIKKNKVALKGPITTPIGTGFRSVNVAIRQALDLYACLRPAKSYLGVNSRFKDIDLVIVRENSEDLYAGIEFEEGKPETKNLIAQIQKDTKRLIRPDSGISIKPISKFASERIVRFAFEYALKNKRKKVTCVHKANIMKFTDGLFLKVAREVAQKYTGKIIFEEAIVDNMCMQLVQKPHNYDVLVLPNLYGDIISDLCAGLIGGLGIAPGANIGTDLAVFEAVHGSAPKYKGKNKVNPTAMILSGVLMLRYINEEEAADRLEEAVKQVIVEGKFVTYDLKADPLDPGAVGTAQMAEAIIGKLK is encoded by the coding sequence ATGCAGCATAAGATAACCCTGATTCCCGGCGATGGTATTGGATATGAAGTTTCTCTTGCGGCGACTCGCTGCATCGAGGCGACAGGGGTTAATATCAAGTGGGATAATGTGCTTGCTGGTTCCGATGCCCTTGACAAAACCGGGGAGCTTCTGCCGCAGAGCGCGCTGGATTCAATTAAGAAAAATAAGGTTGCCCTTAAAGGGCCGATTACCACGCCCATTGGCACCGGATTTCGTTCGGTCAATGTGGCGATCAGGCAGGCCCTGGATCTTTATGCCTGCTTGCGCCCGGCCAAAAGTTATTTGGGGGTAAATAGCCGTTTTAAAGATATTGACCTGGTTATTGTCCGGGAAAACAGCGAAGATCTTTACGCCGGAATAGAGTTTGAAGAGGGCAAACCTGAAACTAAAAACCTGATCGCCCAGATACAAAAAGACACCAAAAGGCTGATCCGCCCGGATTCCGGGATAAGCATCAAACCAATATCTAAATTTGCCTCAGAGAGGATTGTAAGATTTGCCTTTGAGTATGCTTTAAAAAATAAACGCAAAAAAGTTACTTGCGTGCATAAGGCAAATATTATGAAATTTACCGACGGCCTGTTTTTAAAGGTTGCCCGGGAAGTTGCCCAAAAGTATACCGGAAAAATAATTTTTGAGGAAGCAATTGTAGATAATATGTGTATGCAGCTAGTCCAGAAGCCGCATAATTATGATGTTTTGGTGTTGCCTAATCTTTACGGGGATATTATTTCTGATCTTTGCGCCGGGCTTATCGGCGGCCTAGGAATTGCGCCCGGGGCAAATATCGGTACGGATCTGGCGGTTTTTGAGGCTGTGCATGGTTCTGCTCCAAAATATAAAGGGAAGAATAAAGTCAATCCCACTGCGATGATCTTATCAGGAGTTTTAATGCTGCGCTATATTAATGAAGAAGAAGCGGCAGACAGATTAGAAGAAGCGGTAAAACAGGTGATTGTCGAAGGAAAATTTGTAACCTATGATTTAAAAGCTGACCCGCTTGATCCGGGCGCTGTTGGTACCGCGCAGATGGCCGAGGCTATCATTGGCAAGTTAAAATAA
- the rpsM gene encoding 30S ribosomal protein S13, producing the protein MPRIIGVDIPKEKRIEIALTYLYGIGRALSNVVLKEAGINPDKRAKDLSEEEVSRITNILQKGSLRVEGDLRRDISQNIKRLMDIGSWRGMRHKKGLPVRGQRTRTNARTRKGKKRVNLAPIRKAEPAKAAKPAAK; encoded by the coding sequence ATGCCAAGAATTATCGGTGTGGATATACCTAAAGAAAAAAGAATTGAGATTGCCCTTACTTATTTATATGGTATAGGCCGGGCGCTTTCAAATGTTGTGCTTAAAGAAGCCGGGATCAATCCGGATAAGCGGGCCAAGGATTTGAGCGAAGAGGAGGTCTCCCGGATTACCAATATCCTGCAAAAGGGGTCATTAAGAGTCGAAGGGGATTTACGGCGCGATATATCGCAGAATATTAAGCGTCTTATGGATATCGGTTCTTGGAGGGGCATGCGCCATAAGAAAGGCCTTCCGGTTAGAGGGCAGCGCACGCGTACTAACGCGCGCACCAGAAAAGGCAAGAAGAGAGTAAATCTTGCTCCGATAAGAAAAGCCGAACCGGCAAAAGCTGCTAAACCTGCCGCTAAATAA
- the infA gene encoding translation initiation factor IF-1 — translation MPKEELIETEGKIIEALPNAMFKVELENGHVVLAHVSGKMRMNFIRILPGDKVKLELSPYDLSRGRITFRVR, via the coding sequence ATGCCAAAAGAAGAACTGATTGAGACAGAAGGAAAAATTATCGAAGCGCTGCCCAATGCCATGTTTAAAGTTGAACTTGAGAATGGGCATGTGGTTTTAGCGCATGTCTCAGGAAAAATGCGGATGAATTTTATCAGGATCCTTCCGGGTGATAAAGTCAAGTTAGAGCTTTCTCCTTATGATTTAAGCCGGGGGAGAATTACTTTTAGGGTGAGGTAG
- the rpmJ gene encoding 50S ribosomal protein L36: MKVKASIRKICDKCKIIKRRGVVRVICVTTKHKQRQG; this comes from the coding sequence ATGAAAGTTAAAGCGTCGATCCGTAAAATTTGCGATAAGTGTAAAATAATAAAAAGAAGAGGGGTAGTGCGGGTTATTTGCGTAACTACTAAACATAAACAGAGGCAAGGATAA
- a CDS encoding pyridoxal phosphate-dependent aminotransferase gives MKIDTRLAERLKKIHPSSTLAITSKAKKLKSEGKDIVNFAAGEPDFDTPDFIKDAAIAAITSGFTKYTPTTGIPELKKLICQKFKKDNSLEYSPDQIIVSNGAKHSIYNALMVLLNRADEVLIPLPYWVSYPEMTSLCEASARFIKISAASNFKISAKELLKHISPKTKVLILNNPSNPTGSVYDRQELEEIAKICVDKNIFVISDEIYEKITFDGLKHNSIASFNKDIYNLTITVNGLSKSHSMTGWRIGYLGAPGDIANAISNLQDHSTSNPNSIAQKAAVAALSAPEDFTHKLCQEFSKRRDYLALRLKGIKNLSFSLPQGAFYVFCDISKTGLDSLTFSKRLLDEEYVSLIPGISFGMDDHIRISFATSMEELQKGMDRLEKWVTKL, from the coding sequence ATGAAAATAGATACTCGGCTTGCTGAGCGCCTAAAAAAAATACATCCTTCCTCGACATTAGCGATAACCTCTAAAGCTAAAAAGCTTAAAAGCGAAGGCAAGGATATTGTTAATTTTGCCGCCGGTGAGCCGGATTTTGACACGCCGGATTTTATAAAGGACGCGGCAATTGCGGCAATTACTTCCGGATTCACCAAATATACCCCCACCACCGGTATCCCCGAACTAAAAAAGCTCATTTGCCAGAAATTCAAAAAAGATAATTCATTAGAATATTCTCCGGACCAGATTATAGTTTCTAACGGGGCAAAGCATAGTATTTATAACGCCCTGATGGTGCTTTTAAATCGCGCTGACGAAGTGCTTATCCCTTTGCCCTATTGGGTTAGTTATCCTGAAATGACCAGCCTTTGTGAGGCAAGCGCCCGTTTCATCAAGATATCCGCGGCAAGCAATTTTAAAATTTCCGCAAAGGAACTCCTTAAGCATATTAGCCCTAAAACCAAAGTACTTATTCTTAACAACCCGTCAAATCCTACCGGTTCAGTTTATGATAGGCAGGAGCTTGAGGAGATAGCTAAAATCTGCGTGGATAAGAATATTTTTGTAATTAGCGATGAGATTTATGAAAAGATTACTTTTGACGGCCTAAAACATAATTCAATTGCCAGCTTCAATAAAGATATTTATAACCTGACCATTACGGTTAACGGCCTGTCCAAAAGCCATTCCATGACCGGCTGGCGTATCGGTTATCTGGGCGCGCCAGGCGATATTGCCAATGCCATTTCAAACTTACAGGATCACTCAACCTCTAATCCTAATTCCATCGCCCAGAAAGCAGCGGTAGCCGCCTTAAGCGCCCCGGAAGATTTTACGCATAAATTGTGCCAGGAGTTTTCTAAAAGAAGGGATTACCTGGCTTTAAGGTTAAAGGGAATTAAGAATTTAAGTTTTTCTCTGCCGCAAGGCGCGTTTTATGTGTTTTGCGATATTTCTAAAACCGGCCTTGATTCTTTGACTTTTTCCAAGCGCCTGCTTGATGAAGAATATGTCAGCCTTATTCCCGGAATCAGTTTTGGCATGGATGACCATATCAGGATAAGTTTTGCCACAAGTATGGAAGAATTGCAGAAAGGCATGGATAGGTTGGAAAAGTGGGTAACAAAATTATGA
- a CDS encoding type IV pilus twitching motility protein PilT, with amino-acid sequence MEIRDLLLMCIEKGASDLHITENEPPILRIDGRLLRTDLEKLDKPNLKKMIHSVLSNSQKEVFERELELDFSLALPGMDRFRVNVHLQKGAVEAAFRRIPIEIPTVAKLGLPKIISDLARKPNGLVLVTGPTGMGKTTTLAAMIDLINTERECLITCIEDPIEFIYNNKKSVVKQREVYSDTHSFAEALRHALRQDPNVIVVGEMRDLETISTALTAAETGHLVLATLHTPDAPQTISRIIDVFPPHQQTQVKLQLSDCLQGVISQLLLPHASGKGRVLATEIMVATSSIRNLIREQQIEQIPTMMQTGLQYGMNTMDSCLKDLTQRGLITLDVAMSKVKNREEFKQL; translated from the coding sequence ATGGAAATTCGCGATTTGCTTTTAATGTGTATTGAAAAGGGCGCTTCGGATTTACATATTACGGAAAATGAACCGCCGATCTTACGCATTGACGGCAGGTTATTGCGCACAGATCTGGAGAAATTAGATAAGCCGAATTTAAAGAAAATGATCCATAGTGTTCTTTCTAATTCCCAGAAAGAGGTTTTTGAGCGTGAGTTAGAACTTGATTTTTCGCTTGCCCTGCCGGGTATGGATCGTTTTCGCGTAAATGTCCATTTGCAGAAAGGCGCGGTAGAAGCGGCTTTTCGCCGTATCCCGATAGAGATACCCACCGTGGCAAAATTAGGCCTGCCGAAGATTATAAGCGATTTAGCGCGTAAGCCAAACGGTTTAGTTTTGGTAACCGGGCCTACAGGCATGGGCAAGACCACTACCTTAGCGGCAATGATTGACCTTATCAATACCGAACGGGAATGTTTGATTACCTGTATCGAAGACCCGATCGAATTCATCTATAACAATAAAAAGAGCGTCGTTAAACAGCGCGAGGTTTATTCGGATACGCATTCTTTTGCCGAAGCCTTGCGCCACGCCCTGCGCCAGGATCCCAATGTTATTGTAGTCGGGGAAATGCGCGACTTAGAAACTATATCCACTGCTTTAACTGCGGCGGAAACCGGGCACCTTGTTTTAGCCACCTTGCACACGCCGGATGCCCCGCAAACCATTTCCAGGATTATCGATGTTTTCCCGCCGCATCAGCAGACCCAGGTTAAATTGCAGCTTTCGGATTGTTTGCAGGGAGTAATCTCGCAGCTTTTGCTTCCGCACGCATCAGGCAAAGGAAGGGTGCTGGCTACGGAGATTATGGTGGCAACATCCAGTATCCGCAATCTTATCCGCGAGCAGCAGATAGAGCAGATCCCGACAATGATGCAAACAGGTTTACAGTATGGCATGAATACTATGGACAGCTGCCTGAAAGATTTGACGCAAAGAGGATTGATCACTTTGGATGTGGCCATGTCTAAAGTAAAGAATAGGGAAGAGTTTAAACAACTATGA
- the map gene encoding type I methionyl aminopeptidase, with the protein MISLKSPKDLEMLKRSGQILAAVMRKVEKIVQPGITTLDIDRLSEELIVKENALAAFKGYKGFPAASCVSVNEEIVHGIPGPRVLLEGDIVSIDLGVNYQGYFSDMAVTLVVGKIDEGKKKLIAVTKQSLDIGIKQARVGNNLTDISHSIQSFVEAQGFSVVRQFVGHGIGTALHEDPEIPNFGQPHSGPLLKSGMVLAIEPMINMGGWECLILDNGWTAVTKDGAASAHFEHTVAVTDKGPLILTE; encoded by the coding sequence ATGATTTCCCTGAAGTCGCCAAAAGATTTAGAGATGCTCAAGCGCTCAGGGCAGATTTTGGCTGCGGTTATGCGCAAGGTTGAAAAAATCGTGCAGCCGGGGATCACGACTTTAGATATTGACCGCTTAAGCGAAGAATTGATTGTTAAAGAAAATGCTCTTGCGGCTTTTAAGGGGTATAAAGGTTTTCCGGCAGCTTCTTGTGTTTCCGTAAATGAAGAGATTGTCCACGGGATTCCCGGGCCAAGGGTGCTCCTGGAAGGGGATATCGTCAGCATAGATTTAGGAGTAAACTACCAGGGTTATTTTTCGGATATGGCGGTAACTTTGGTAGTCGGTAAAATAGATGAAGGCAAGAAAAAGTTAATCGCGGTAACAAAGCAGTCGCTTGATATAGGCATCAAACAAGCGCGGGTAGGAAACAATTTAACTGATATTTCTCATAGTATTCAAAGTTTTGTTGAGGCGCAGGGATTCTCGGTGGTCAGGCAATTTGTCGGCCATGGCATCGGAACTGCTTTGCATGAGGATCCTGAAATTCCTAATTTTGGACAGCCGCACTCAGGCCCGCTTTTAAAAAGCGGGATGGTCTTGGCTATTGAGCCGATGATTAATATGGGCGGCTGGGAGTGCCTTATTCTTGATAATGGTTGGACAGCAGTAACTAAAGATGGCGCTGCATCCGCGCATTTCGAACACACTGTAGCCGTTACCGATAAAGGGCCGTTAATACTGACAGAATAG